CCGGAGCAAACGATCGAAATAGCGAAGGATTACGAGTTTCTGGTGCTGTTCACATCGACCGTCGGGTTTGCCAACGACGTCGCGATGGTCCGGCAGATGAAGCTGGCAAAACCCGATCTGAAGGTTGCGTTCGTCGGACCGCCGGTTCAAATCAAACCCAATTGCCTGCTCGACAATCCGGAAATCGATTTTATCGTGAGCGGCGAGTTTGATCATGCCGTGGTGGAGTATGCCGAAGGCAAGCCTTTAAGCGGGATCGCCGGCGCAGGCTATCGCGAAAACGGGCGTGTAAAATTGAACCCATCGCGGCCGCAGTTACAGACGGAAGATCTCGACAAGCTGCCGTTTGCGACGGAAGTCTATAAGCGCGATCTCGTAATCGAGAATTACAACGTTCCTTTCCTGCTGAACCCGTATGTCTCGTTTTACACCTCGCGCGGATGCCCGGCGCTGTGCACATTCTGCCTGTGGCCTCAGACGCTCTCCGGCCATGCATGGCGCGTGCGTTCAGCCGAGAATGTCGGGCGCGAGGTAAAGCAGGCGCTGCAGCTTTTCCCTCAGGCGAAGGAATTCTTCTTCGACGATGACACCTTCAACATCCGGAAAGACCGGGTCCTGGATGTCTGCTCCAAGCTGAAGCCGCTGAACTTCCGCTGGTCGTGCACGGCGCGCGTCAACAGCGATTATGAAACGTTGAAAACGATGGCGGATTCGGGAGCGCGGCTGTTCATCGTCGGCTACGAATCGGGCGATCCTCAGGTCCTGAAG
The sequence above is a segment of the Terriglobia bacterium genome. Coding sequences within it:
- the hpnJ gene encoding hopanoid biosynthesis associated radical SAM protein HpnJ gives rise to the protein MPSVMKTLLLNPPSFKNFDGGASSRWPATREIESFWYPVWLSYPAGMLPGSRLLDAPSHHITPEQTIEIAKDYEFLVLFTSTVGFANDVAMVRQMKLAKPDLKVAFVGPPVQIKPNCLLDNPEIDFIVSGEFDHAVVEYAEGKPLSGIAGAGYRENGRVKLNPSRPQLQTEDLDKLPFATEVYKRDLVIENYNVPFLLNPYVSFYTSRGCPALCTFCLWPQTLSGHAWRVRSAENVGREVKQALQLFPQAKEFFFDDDTFNIRKDRVLDVCSKLKPLNFRWSCTARVNSDYETLKTMADSGARLFIVGYESGDPQVLKNIKKGATVEQAREFTKNCKKVGIRIHGDFIIGLPGETRETIKRTLDFAKELDTETIQVSIAHAYAGTELYTQLAGNNFMSGEAAADSGGHQLPHIAYPGLPREEMMAAVNRFYDSYYFRPRVVWRIVRDALWDKHERERLYTEAVEYMRVRSERWKYARKRQEAPSS